The Coccidioides posadasii str. Silveira chromosome 2, complete sequence genomic interval GGTCCCTGGATATGGGATGGTGGCTGGCGACCTCCGCTGAGAGTTTGAGGGATAGGTGATGGCGAAGAATCAGGTGAAGTGATACGATTGTTAACTGGGGAGACGCCGAGTGACGACTGCTGGTTTGCTAAAACTGCAGCTCCCATCGACGGAGAGCTCTGTGAGTCGCCAAAGCCGAAGCGAATGTTATTTGGGCGTCCTGAGACAGGACCGCCATTTGAGATAAAACCAGTCGCGCCAGCAGCGCTGATGGTCATTGAGGGTTTTCTTGCATGATCATTTGCGGCAGGATTTCCGTTGACGATGGTGGGGCCACCGGCACCGGGAACAGGAGGGTTTTGCATAGCTGGTTTACCATTCACTTGAGAAGTTGAAGGCGACTTGCCATGCTGAGATCCTTGAGCCGTTGTTGACACGGGTTTATTCGCCGAATCGCCCGCAGCAACTTGCGAAAACGATTTCTTTGTGGCGTTAGCGTAGGAGCGAGGAGCGCTCGGCACAGGTACAGGTGTCAACGGTGAGGTCTTTCCGCTGGAAGACTGTCCTTGGGATGTGCTTTGAGTTTGTGGTTGGAGGTTTGACGTCGAGGGGTTCGATGTCATTACAGGGAAACTCGTTTAGCACGTGGTATTCTTGGGAATAAGAGAGCGTGATGTCGTTAAACGGCGAGTAGTGATCCTGGATTCCAAAGGTCAAGGTCAGCTTAGGGTCGAAGTTGGCTCAACAAAAATTGCTACAAAGCCACACTTGAAAAATATTGGCAGTTTGGTGGAacagagaaaaaaagaaaagactgCTAAATCCACATGATAACCATGTTATTCACAGGCtgagcaaaagaaaatatgttAACAGAGcgagaaaataaaatattcatttttttttttccccctttgaAAAAATTTGTGCTGGTGAAGCCTGGGAGGGCAGTTGATGAGGCTCTgccgaaaaagaaaaaaaaaaaaaaatcctgATGGTTGAAATTCACATTACTGTGCTTCTTCCCAAAGCCCAACTGAGACTGCCTGCAGGGAACCCAAAGTCAAGAAGCTGGAGAGCAACTTACAGATCCTGTATGATAAAGAATCCAGAAGACACTCAGCAGTGTGATGCTGTTTTCAGTGGCCACACAGCGGACGAGTGGACTGACTGAAAGAGATGAAAAAGGAGCAGTGATAGCGGGCGGATGGAACAGAAGAAGACTGTACTATCCGCGATCGTCCTCTTGCAAATAAAGAAGAGGATCCGctggaaaaagaagaggactCTGACTTTGATTTTTGGGTGATGGGTGAAAAGAGTATGGGGGGAGTCGAGAGGacgagaggaagaggaggaagggCGAAGAGAAGAGGTTTGCCCAggcaattttttttttcttctttctttggTGAACGGTGGAATGCAAAAAGAGAACAAAGTTCACGTCACTCCATGTACCGTTCGTATCAGTTACCGTTTTTTACCACCGTTTCGGCTGTGTTTACACGAAAATGCCGCACAATGTACGAGTTTTTACAAGTACTAGTGGTATTTTACGTTGCGCTTCCTGGACAGACAAAAGGCGACGGCAGGAAGCCTGCTGAGGGCCAAATTTGGTGAAGAGCGCGCTCGTCTGGAGTCCTTTGACCGTTTCTGAAGACGGAGATAAACCACAGTAACCGTGTCTTTGGAGCCGGCCACACGCTGCAGCGAACGGCCAATTGGCTAACAAAGCAGGATCAAGCAGATTCTGACAGACGTGCACCAAACCCCCGGTCCTCGGAGACGTTTGACATCATCCAACTCGCCTTCACGCCATGGACCGGCTGTTACTGACTCCGCTGATCCCTAGACACATCCAAGCCAGATGTATCTTCTAAACCAGGACCTATGGCACTCTGAGACTCGGGGCCAGTGATCTCCTACATTTAATGGGTTGGACAAAAAATTTCCCCCAGCCGAGCTCTCACAGCGGCCGCTAGTGTGGAAGGGGGGCGGGCTGGGTCAACTGCCTCAGATCCATGCACTTCGAACCTAATATCATGCAGACCGACAACAATCATGCATCATATGTACGGAGAACCTTCTGCTCGGGCTATGCAGCCACACACACTGGCGCAAGATCGCCCCTGGTGAAGCAGCCCGTTGTCGCTGTCAAAATGACATAATAAGAGTGGCTCAAACGCTGGATAAACAACCGCCTGTCAACCTCTTCCTCGCCCCGTGTTTTGCTTGCCACCCTGGCCGTTCATTTCACACATGTAACGTACGCTTGCTGCTATTACTGATAGCCGAGTCCTTACTAGCCACACCCGTTTGTCGAATGATACTGGGGCGGAATGCCGGCACAGGGCTCTTAGCTATTCAATAATCATGCCATCCAATTAACTTAATGAGACGTTTTACAATCGCCGTTTACAGATTCCCCTCTAGAAAGTAGCCATCTGGAGTACTCCGCAGACCCAGAGCAAATCAAGTATACCAAAAGTAATCGCACGTAAAAGGAAGCCCATCCCATCCATAACCcaatgccaaaaaaaaacCGAAATTCAATAAGTAAATAAGTAAAGTAAATTGAATAAAGCCATCTAATTCTCTTCTTACTCGTGCCTCCCAGGTCGTCTCCGCCCGGAGCCATCTTTATAAAATGCTGAGGAAGCGCCCAGCTCCTCATGATCTATGTTTTCAAACGAGTTCTCgctctgattcttcttcagtcCACGAGAGTCGGAATCGTAGCTCGTTCCATACGCTAGATCATCCTCCTCACGGCCCTCGAGTCCTAGGTTTCGATGTTCCCGGTCAagagcagagagaaggatcCGGAGCTTCTCCTTTTGCGAAGAGATGTAGCTAGCCTGCTCGTTCTTCGACGCAGATGCAAGGTTATGTGGCAGCAAACCAGTGGCGCTAAGCTCCTCGGCTTGGGTATCGCGGTTTTTTCCCGTCGATGTGACAGCTGTTACAGCTGAACCGAGCATAGAAAAAAGGTCCGATGCCGGCCCTGCGAGATTTGTACCCGTGCCAGCGGGTAGGTTGAATCGGGAGAAGAGAGTCTGTGCGTAGGAAGCGGGTCCGCCCGCAGGAGGCGGAGGAGCAGCTTCGGCTGCCAAAACTGGAGGTAATCCAAGCACTTTTTCTCGAATCAAATCAATTGCCTGATAGAGGTAGTTGAGACCTGCTTCTTTAGCACGTTCATGCGTCTCGCCAATAAACGCCTCGATTTGGCGCTCGTATTGATGAAGAAAAGGGTCAACACGCTCGAGATATAGCTTCTTTGCACCTTGAGTTTGAGGAAGGACGAGGTACGAAAGCGCGAACAAGCGGATCCAGCTATAAAATGGGAACCTATTTTCCAAAGGAGCGAAAGGCTGTTAGTTATGTCCGGGTTCCGATGAGCTAACGGCAGGGTTCTGAAGCTGCTGTACCTACCATCCAACAATAAAGAAAGTCCATGATTCAACCAGCAGCACTATCGACAACACCACCCAGTACATCAGCCATGGGGCAATCTGTGATACGTCAGACGTGCGAAGCGCTTTATATGACGCGAAAATCGGGAAAAGGACGGTAAGAACGGAGCTGcatcatcaaaatcaagATTAGCTTCATGGGCAAGGGATACAGGAGATCACTCCCAACACCTCGGCGTGGCTTTCTGTGATGTAGCGACGAGCTCGGGTTAACTCACGAAAGCAGGTCTGCTATGATGCCAAACATGACGGTTAAGGAACTACTGTACACAGACTAGAAATGATAGCTTTAGCCGGGGGCGTAAACAGAGTACAGCCCAGGAGACGGTTGATATCAAGGGATCTTCGGAGATAAAACTGTGCGAGCAGAGCGAAGACCGACGACGCTGGAAAGCTTGCAATAAAGAGACAATAGGACAAGGCAGATGCGTAAAAAGGACATGCAGCTCCACGCCAGCCCTCAACGAACTATGATTATGTATACAGCTGCGGCGAACAATGAAAGAGAATGGAGAGCACACAGCTGATTCACAACTGCCTAGGATGAAGGCCGAATGGAGAGAGCAAGCCGGAGCGTGCGGACATCCTCTCGCTCGGCCAACGTCATTGGCTGGGAGCAGATGACACTTGGCGTTCGCATTCAGTAAACACATGTTTGCACGGTTTGTTCTCGAGGCGAAACGGTCGGCCAGCGGGCTGCATCCCCTGTTCCACTCGGGGTGTTCTCACTGCTATTGAATAACCATAGATGTGTTTAAGCAATTTACCTTGAAGGTGAACTCTTTACCGGTGTGTACGGGAGTGCATCTTGCGAAACTTTAACCGTTCTTTTCGAACATCTTAGTGAAATCTACGGGACAGCTGTCAGTTAAGCAAACCCGAAAACGTGCACCGAAAACGGCGAGTCAGCTGTGGCTGCTATTGGTCACAAAGTCGCCCTGGGCCCCTGATTTCCGCTGTCCGGGTCCTCGATTGCTCAAGGGATCGAAAGGATAGAGGGGCTGCTCCGATTGGGGACGATGTCTCTCATCAAGGATACCCAGGGCAATGCCACGCGATCTCTCTAGCAATACCGACTAAAGTTGAATGAGAATGGCATGTATTAACGGTCAAACCATGTGCTACGTCTGGTTCTCTCACTATgctgtgtactccgtacatcacTCACATGGCTGAACCACAGGTTTAGACGGGCTAACGGACTGCAAAAAGGCATCCAAACTCTTGGAAGGATCGGTATGGTTCCATTTTATTTGTTTTCTGAGATGAGACTGCATCGAGAGCGCCCAAACCTTGGTTAATTGGCATTGAACATGTCATTGATCACGCGCTTCCTCGAGTTGAAGTGGGATATCGACACTCTACACACTCGACGGAAGATGAGGAGGTGGATTGAGTAACGGCCATACTGACTGATTGGTCCTCTTCGCGGATGGTTCGAATCGCAAACCCTGATCTATACGAATGCCGCCACAGCGGCTGCCAAAGGCAAGGAGGCAAGAATGCATCTGGCCGATTCTCTTCGACCATCGcgccagtacggagtatcaAGTATCCAGCCCCATTCATAGGAATGGAGATTGTCGTCAAAGACCGGGATCCAGCATCCACGCGGCGTGCGTAAATTCCATGTTGCAGCACCTTGGCAGATGAGCACGGATGCCGTTCACGCCTGCCAAGCGACAAAAAACGCTTTACAGGGCAGTTGATAGCGCAGGTAGGTGCCAACCCATGGCTCCAGCCCTCACGGGGGGTGTTCCATATTTCGTATCgtcctttttttgcttttgttaCCAGCACGAGAGACCCAGACGATGGCCGGACTTTCGCAAGTGTCCTGCCTGTACTCGCGTAAGGTCGATCCATCCTCGCTCGCTAGATTTTCGGGCTTGCTTCCAGGCAGCTCCCGCTGGTCATACCGGAGCACGATATGGCACAGCCGGTCAGGGTTCGGCTTGGCCGCGGAAATGGCTTCTGATGTTCAAAGTTACATTACATAGGGGCGTTCGATCAATACACGGCGATCAGATATGATAACTATGTAAATACCCGAAAAATTTTCACTGGCTGATTGCGCTAACGAAAACCATCGCCTCCACTTCCAGGCTCGGATCACCGCCTAGCAGTGGGGATTTCATCCCGCCATCACCTGAAATCACTGCCACAGggcatacggagtacatatttCCGAACTGTGGGAAAACAATCCCCTCATCCTAAGCCCGGCTCACGGGAACCCTGCAGTCTAGCCCGGACCTACCAAACAAAACCAGTTGAGCGTTTCCATGGGTTGGGATGGCGCAACCCCAAAGGCAGCTCGCAGACTTGCTCAGACGGGATGTGACCCATCATGTCATCCTGGCCATCCCATTGGCCAAGATTTTTATCAATCTTACGACTCCATACGTCCAAGATCAGATTAGAAAAAGGTGGGCCGCACTCGCATCAGATAAAATTTCCACCCGTCCTGTTTCGACGGCTGCTCCATCATATGCATGTTCGCAAATCTTTCATCCCGATTTTGCGGATACCGGCGAAGACTCTTCTCCATGTAGCGCTCCAGTTGGCGTGACGGTGGCCCGGGAAAACCTGCCTGACACAAGAACATACAAAAGTTAGACCCTTGTCCACTTTTCTGCCCGGAGAAGCTCTCCTCTCTCCTCACCCTTTATTGTCTTCGGCAAGGTGATTTTGGCTTGCTATCACATTCATCCAACTTGTGCCTGAATCATAATGGAGACCACCTATGACGAGAAAAAGGCACCTTCGCCTCCCCTTCCCGCTCTCCAAGACAAAGAGCTACAGACAGCAGACTTCCCCCGGGAAGAAACACAATCCAAATCCATCTTAGGGAAAAAGAGTCCTGGCGTCCAACGAGTTGAAGCTATATCGAAACACTTTCAATTTTCAGATCGGGTCCTATTCTTCTTTGGGATCTTCCTACTTGCCTATGCGTACGGTCTCGATGGCATAATCCGGTTTACTTATCAAGTACGGTTGATCCACAGATGCATTATGGTTTCAATCTCGCGTTAACACCGATTTACAGACACATGCAACAGCCTCATACAACACACATAGCCTATTAGCAACAGTCAACGTACTAAGAAGCGTCATTGCTGCCGCTGCTCAGGTATGGTTACATGTCACCACTTTTAAATATCGAGCGTCATTAAGATCTGCTCTCAGCCCACGGCAGCAAAGATCGCCGACGTCTTCGGGAGAGCTGAAGTGATATTCGTCACAATCGTATTCTACATTGTTGGTGCGGAACTGACTTATTCCCATTGCTCTTCCTCTGATTGCTCATGTTTTGTAGGTACAATTGTTGAAGCATGCTCAACCGACGTTCAGGCTTTTGCAGGAGGTGCAGTTCTCTACCAGGTAATATTTCCTCCACCTATGTGGATAACTGGTTATCTGACACTGGGATAGATTGGTTACACAGGTATCATGTTGCTAGTTGAGGTTCTCATTGCGGACGTCACATCTCTCCGATCCCGTCTTATATTCTCTTACATTCCTGCGACCCCGTTCATCGTGAGTTTGCCTCAAATCGCTAGAGGAGACTGGGGCTTATACTCGGTAGATCAATACTTGGGTGTCTGGTGATATCACTAGTTCCGTTCTTGGGCAGACAACATGGCAATGGGGTATGTCTTACTCTGACTTTTGCCCGAATAGACGGCACTGATGTTGCATTATAGGAATTGGGATGTGGGCGATCATTTATCCCGGTAAGTCAACGGTGACACTTCATTACAAAGCCAATCGTCTAACCAGGCACCTTAGTTTGCGCCATTCCTCTCCTCCTCTCGCTTTACATCGTCCACCGGCGTGCGAAAAAGGCTGGTTCCCTCGCCGATTACAAGAGTCCATACGAATTGCTTGGCTTCCGTGGACTGGCGGTTTCCTTATTCTGGCAACTAGACGTTATCGGCATAATCCTTTTAATAGGAGTGTTCGCACTCATTCTCGTCCCCTTTACCCTTGCTGGAGGCGTACAGCTGCAATGGAGGACCGCCAAAATCATTGCGCCTCTTGTCATCGGGATCTTGCTTATTCCGGTTTGGGTTTACTGGGAAATGAAGTGCAAACATCCCATGGTCCCATTTAGGGTAAGTTCTCTGAACCGTCTCTCATTTGTCTGACTATATTCGAATCTAATACTCGGGATAGCTGCTGAAGGATCGTGCGGTATGGGGTGCTTTGGGACTTGCGGTTGCGCTCAACACCGGTCAGTGCCAACATCATGCCCCATGGCCCAGTCACTAATTAAATGCCCCTTTACAGCTTGGTATATGCAAGGAGATTTCCTATATACGATTCTTGTCGTCGCTTTCGACGAGTCCATTAAGAGTGCCACACGCATCACGTCTCTTTACAGGTAATAACAACCTTATTCGTAAAGATGCCGGCAAGAGCTAAATATTCTCAGCTTCTGCTCCGTCATCACGGGATGTATTACCGGTTTAGTTGTATTCAAGGTCCGCCGACTCAAACCGTTTATCGTCGCTGGAACGATACTGTTCCTCGTCGCTTTTGGCTTGCTCATTCATTATCGTGGTGGGACTGGCTCAGCTAGCCATTCTGGTATTGTTGGTGCTCAAGTTCTTCTTGGAATAGGTCAGCTACCCTTCCATTTATGCCATATTTGTTTATTTGTACTGACAGAACTTTAGCTGGTGGATTGTTCCCCTATCCAGCTCAGGCCAGTATCCAGGCCGCAACCAAACACGAACGTGAGTGGCTCCGACCAGGAAATCGGTCAGTATGAATCTAACCTTTGAAATTTACAGACGTCGCCGTTATCACTGGATTATACCTCGCTTGCTACTACATTGGCTCTGCAATCGGAAATTCCATCTCCGGCG includes:
- a CDS encoding uncharacterized protein (EggNog:ENOG410PNU1~COG:V~TransMembrane:1 (n8-17c21/22o37-63i)~BUSCO:12815at33183), whose product is MFGIIADLLSSVLTVLFPIFASYKALRTSDVSQIAPWLMYWVVLSIVLLVESWTFFIVGWFPFYSWIRLFALSYLVLPQTQGAKKLYLERVDPFLHQYERQIEAFIGETHERAKEAGLNYLYQAIDLIREKVLGLPPVLAAEAAPPPPAGGPASYAQTLFSRFNLPAGTGTNLAGPASDLFSMLGSAVTAVTSTGKNRDTQAEELSATGLLPHNLASASKNEQASYISSQKEKLRILLSALDREHRNLGLEGREEDDLAYGTSYDSDSRGLKKNQSENSFENIDHEELGASSAFYKDGSGRRRPGRHE
- the ARN1 gene encoding Siderophore transporter (EggNog:ENOG410QE3E~COG:P~TransMembrane:14 (i62-85o97-117i129-152o158-178i185-203o215-240i269-295o307-324i344-372o384-402i409-428o440-458i470-492o546-568i)~BUSCO:4761at33183): METTYDEKKAPSPPLPALQDKELQTADFPREETQSKSILGKKSPGVQRVEAISKHFQFSDRVLFFFGIFLLAYAYGLDGIIRFTYQTHATASYNTHSLLATVNVLRSVIAAAAQPTAAKIADVFGRAEVIFVTIVFYIVGTIVEACSTDVQAFAGGAVLYQIGYTGIMLLVEVLIADVTSLRSRLIFSYIPATPFIINTWVSGDITSSVLGQTTWQWGIGMWAIIYPVCAIPLLLSLYIVHRRAKKAGSLADYKSPYELLGFRGLAVSLFWQLDVIGIILLIGVFALILVPFTLAGGVQLQWRTAKIIAPLVIGILLIPVWVYWEMKCKHPMVPFRLLKDRAVWGALGLAVALNTAWYMQGDFLYTILVVAFDESIKSATRITSLYSFCSVITGCITGLVVFKVRRLKPFIVAGTILFLVAFGLLIHYRGGTGSASHSGIVGAQVLLGIAGGLFPYPAQASIQAATKHEHVAVITGLYLACYYIGSAIGNSISGALWNQVLPKTLETRLGNATLAAEIYGDPLKWANANPVGTPDRDIVIEAYRHIQRLLCITGICLSVLIISFALVLRDPILTNEQSLANAEKYDGETSSSEDADN